The following proteins are encoded in a genomic region of Takifugu flavidus isolate HTHZ2018 chromosome 3, ASM371156v2, whole genome shotgun sequence:
- the anos1a gene encoding anosmin-1a isoform X2, translating to MLAVIPSVSLWIIVLFGCGGSARRQADDPDAEESWSESVSRARCASRCLSLHSVAALSTPLQNNGSLGWCQTDKQCSKCLEPCKESRGMDRKTNCKDFCERAFSRKNWECVTSCEFLQSVLAVKQGTCPPPDRASGFAAACVESCDHDQECSAQKKCCSNGCGHTCQAPKDLYKGVPLRPRKELSFKELPSGVLEVRWSSRFNISAEPVVYVLQRRWNFGIQPSEDTATSWRVVLQTTEEGARLVDIRPGRWYQFRVAATNTRGTRGFTTPSRHIHASRDPSNPPPPTELRVANMSFGPGRVVSARLQWSMPADLDVPVHHYKVSWSWSHAGQFAASSVNKRRKTVQQNHVDLDNMRSDRTYSVEVQAVSFWGQTPLKGPRAIIHFSTQQTANLGNSSGDIVDVGTPFYQDGQLQVHVYWQKPLDPSIEYYIIRWGPEFCGHNQTKPMAKTTSQESFVILQGLLFSCKYKVLLQPVSKRSHSTSQSTSFFTPSCLTIQDKSPKPITCPGEKESHQKVVAKAANLMVSFKLWGGNVTGIFSWDVFTNPSHQPLTGYRVTWVELVPNNHHSNKMSQSLISQSQILPPDHNILVVSDMHPASLYRLEVQAITEDGEGPTTSRTFQTPTRQSIPKHRSRLRKHHKQPVMERQ from the exons ATGCTGGCCGTGATCCCGAGCGTGTCCCTTTGGATTATTGTCCTGTTCGGCTGCGGCGGGAGTGCCAGGAGGCAGGCCGATGATCCTGATGCTGAGGAGTCGTGGTCGGAGAGCGTCTCCAGGGCGAGGTGCGCATCGCGGTGCCTGAGCCTGCACAGCGTCGCTGCGCTCTCCACCCCGCTGCAG AATAATGGATCCTTGGGCTGGTGTCAGACTGATAAACAGTGTTCAAAG tgcCTGGAACCTTGTAAAGAATCCCGTGGGATGGACAGGAAAACGAACTGCAAAGACTTCTGTGAG CGGGCATTCTCCAGGAAGAACTGGGAGTGTGTGACCAGCTGTGAGTTCCTCCAGTCTGTGTTGGCAGTGAAGCAGGGCACCTGCCCCCCTCCAGACAGGGCCAGCGGCTTCGCAGCAGCCTGCGTGGAGAGCTGTGATCATGACCAAGAATGCTCCGCCCAAAAAAAATGTTGCTCCAACGGCTGTGGGCACACCTGCCAGGCCCCTAAAGACCTTTACAAGG GTGTCCCTCTGAGGCCTCGGAAGGAACTAAGCTTCAAGGAGCTTCCTTCTGGTGTGCTAGAAGTACGATGGTCCTCCCGCTTTAACATCTCGGCTGAGCCGGTCGTCTATGTCCTACAGAGGAGGTGGAACTTCGGCATCCAGCCCAGCGAGGACACCGCCACCTCCTGGCGGGTGGTCTTACAG ACCACAGAGGAGGGGGCCAGGCTTGTAGACATCCGACCAGGCCGCTGGTACCAGTTTAGGGTTGCGGCAACCAACACCCGTGGGACTAGAGGTTTTACCACGCCCAGCAGGCATATCCACGCCAGCAGAG ACCCCtccaatcctcctcctcccactgagCTGAGAGTGGCCAACATGAGCTTCGGTCCTGGACGAGTCGTGTCGGCCAGGCTCCAGTGGAGTATGCCCGCAGACTTGGATGTGCCTGTTCACCACTACAaggtgagctggagctggagccacgCTGGACAGTTTGCTGCCTCATCCGTGAACAAAAGACGAAAGACAGTCCAACAG AACCATGTGGATCTGGACAACATGCGCTCTGATAGGACCTACAGTGTGGAGGTCCAGGCGGTGTCCTTCTGGGGTCAGACTCCACTCAAAGGCCCTCGGGCCATCATCCACTTCAGCACACAACAGA CCGCAAATTTAGGGAACTCATCAGGTGACATTGTAGATGTGGGAACACCATTCTACCAGGATGGACAACTGCAGGTCCATGTTTACTGGCAGAAACCTCTGG ATCCTTCCATTGAATACTACATAATCCGCTGGGGACCGGAGTTCTGCGGACACAACCAGACCAAACCCATGGCAAAGACCACTTCACAG GAGAGCTTCGTCATCCTTCAGGGTTTGCTGTTTTCCTGTAAGTATAAAGTGCTCCTGCAACCAGTCAGTAAGAGGAGTCACTCAACATCTCAGAGCACCAGCTTCTTTACACCTTCCTGCTTGACCATCCAAGACAAAAGTCCAAAACCCATCACCTGTCCTGGGGAAAAAG AGTCCCATCAGAAGGTTGTGGCGAAAGCAGCCAACCTGATGGTGTCCTTCAAGCTCTGGGGTGGCAACGTCACAGGCATTTTTAGCTGGGATGTGTTCACAAATCCATCCCATCAGCCACTTACAGGTTACCGGGTGACCTGGGTGGAGCTCGTCCCCAACAACCACCACAGCAACAAGATGTCTCAAAGCCTCATATCACAGTCGCAGATTCTACCACCG GACCATAATATTCTGGTGGTATCAGACATGCACCCTGCAAGTCTGTACAGGCTGGAAGTCCAGGCTATCACTGAAGATGGAGAAGGACCTACAAcctccagaaccttccagaCTCCTACACGCCAAAGCATCCCCAAGCACA GGTCCAGGCTGAGGAAGCACCATAAACAACCCGTCATGGAGAGACAGTGA
- the anos1a gene encoding anosmin-1a isoform X1 has protein sequence MLAVIPSVSLWIIVLFGCGGSARRQADDPDAEESWSESVSRARCASRCLSLHSVAALSTPLQNNGSLGWCQTDKQCSKCLEPCKESRGMDRKTNCKDFCERAFSRKNWECVTSCEFLQSVLAVKQGTCPPPDRASGFAAACVESCDHDQECSAQKKCCSNGCGHTCQAPKDLYKGVPLRPRKELSFKELPSGVLEVRWSSRFNISAEPVVYVLQRRWNFGIQPSEDTATSWRVVLQTTEEGARLVDIRPGRWYQFRVAATNTRGTRGFTTPSRHIHASRDPSNPPPPTELRVANMSFGPGRVVSARLQWSMPADLDVPVHHYKVSWSWSHAGQFAASSVNKRRKTVQQNHVDLDNMRSDRTYSVEVQAVSFWGQTPLKGPRAIIHFSTQQTANLGNSSGDIVDVGTPFYQDGQLQVHVYWQKPLDPSIEYYIIRWGPEFCGHNQTKPMAKTTSQESFVILQGLLFSCKYKVLLQPVSKRSHSTSQSTSFFTPSCLTIQDKSPKPITCPGEKAESHQKVVAKAANLMVSFKLWGGNVTGIFSWDVFTNPSHQPLTGYRVTWVELVPNNHHSNKMSQSLISQSQILPPDHNILVVSDMHPASLYRLEVQAITEDGEGPTTSRTFQTPTRQSIPKHRSRLRKHHKQPVMERQ, from the exons ATGCTGGCCGTGATCCCGAGCGTGTCCCTTTGGATTATTGTCCTGTTCGGCTGCGGCGGGAGTGCCAGGAGGCAGGCCGATGATCCTGATGCTGAGGAGTCGTGGTCGGAGAGCGTCTCCAGGGCGAGGTGCGCATCGCGGTGCCTGAGCCTGCACAGCGTCGCTGCGCTCTCCACCCCGCTGCAG AATAATGGATCCTTGGGCTGGTGTCAGACTGATAAACAGTGTTCAAAG tgcCTGGAACCTTGTAAAGAATCCCGTGGGATGGACAGGAAAACGAACTGCAAAGACTTCTGTGAG CGGGCATTCTCCAGGAAGAACTGGGAGTGTGTGACCAGCTGTGAGTTCCTCCAGTCTGTGTTGGCAGTGAAGCAGGGCACCTGCCCCCCTCCAGACAGGGCCAGCGGCTTCGCAGCAGCCTGCGTGGAGAGCTGTGATCATGACCAAGAATGCTCCGCCCAAAAAAAATGTTGCTCCAACGGCTGTGGGCACACCTGCCAGGCCCCTAAAGACCTTTACAAGG GTGTCCCTCTGAGGCCTCGGAAGGAACTAAGCTTCAAGGAGCTTCCTTCTGGTGTGCTAGAAGTACGATGGTCCTCCCGCTTTAACATCTCGGCTGAGCCGGTCGTCTATGTCCTACAGAGGAGGTGGAACTTCGGCATCCAGCCCAGCGAGGACACCGCCACCTCCTGGCGGGTGGTCTTACAG ACCACAGAGGAGGGGGCCAGGCTTGTAGACATCCGACCAGGCCGCTGGTACCAGTTTAGGGTTGCGGCAACCAACACCCGTGGGACTAGAGGTTTTACCACGCCCAGCAGGCATATCCACGCCAGCAGAG ACCCCtccaatcctcctcctcccactgagCTGAGAGTGGCCAACATGAGCTTCGGTCCTGGACGAGTCGTGTCGGCCAGGCTCCAGTGGAGTATGCCCGCAGACTTGGATGTGCCTGTTCACCACTACAaggtgagctggagctggagccacgCTGGACAGTTTGCTGCCTCATCCGTGAACAAAAGACGAAAGACAGTCCAACAG AACCATGTGGATCTGGACAACATGCGCTCTGATAGGACCTACAGTGTGGAGGTCCAGGCGGTGTCCTTCTGGGGTCAGACTCCACTCAAAGGCCCTCGGGCCATCATCCACTTCAGCACACAACAGA CCGCAAATTTAGGGAACTCATCAGGTGACATTGTAGATGTGGGAACACCATTCTACCAGGATGGACAACTGCAGGTCCATGTTTACTGGCAGAAACCTCTGG ATCCTTCCATTGAATACTACATAATCCGCTGGGGACCGGAGTTCTGCGGACACAACCAGACCAAACCCATGGCAAAGACCACTTCACAG GAGAGCTTCGTCATCCTTCAGGGTTTGCTGTTTTCCTGTAAGTATAAAGTGCTCCTGCAACCAGTCAGTAAGAGGAGTCACTCAACATCTCAGAGCACCAGCTTCTTTACACCTTCCTGCTTGACCATCCAAGACAAAAGTCCAAAACCCATCACCTGTCCTGGGGAAAAAG CAGAGTCCCATCAGAAGGTTGTGGCGAAAGCAGCCAACCTGATGGTGTCCTTCAAGCTCTGGGGTGGCAACGTCACAGGCATTTTTAGCTGGGATGTGTTCACAAATCCATCCCATCAGCCACTTACAGGTTACCGGGTGACCTGGGTGGAGCTCGTCCCCAACAACCACCACAGCAACAAGATGTCTCAAAGCCTCATATCACAGTCGCAGATTCTACCACCG GACCATAATATTCTGGTGGTATCAGACATGCACCCTGCAAGTCTGTACAGGCTGGAAGTCCAGGCTATCACTGAAGATGGAGAAGGACCTACAAcctccagaaccttccagaCTCCTACACGCCAAAGCATCCCCAAGCACA GGTCCAGGCTGAGGAAGCACCATAAACAACCCGTCATGGAGAGACAGTGA